In the Helianthus annuus cultivar XRQ/B chromosome 11, HanXRQr2.0-SUNRISE, whole genome shotgun sequence genome, one interval contains:
- the LOC110923153 gene encoding uroporphyrinogen decarboxylase 1, chloroplastic, whose product MGFASFNSGCGCCSVGWKSSSFLGFNSSSPNGVAPTSRFKRVRVVRPSASASDSSSEPLLVRAARGLPVNRPPAWMMRQAGRYMAIYRKLAEKHPSFRERSETTDLIVEISLQPWEAFHPDGVIIFSDILTPLPAFGVPFDIEEVRGPVIQTPIRSEEGLKVLHPIDLDKLNFVGDSLKILRQEVDGKAAVLGFVGAPWTIATYIVEGGTTRTYTNIKSMCHTAPHVLRALLSHLTEAIAEYVVYQVKAGAHCVQIFDSWGGQLPPHMWELWSKPYINEIVGIVKKKCPDIPLVLYINGNGGLLEKMKGTGVDVIGLDWTVDMADGRRRLGDDISIQGNVDPAYLFSPLSALTDEIHRVVKCAGPRGHILNLGHGVLVGTPEDAVARFFDVARSFNFDSVEEKSKVVV is encoded by the exons ATGGGTTTTGCTTCTTTCAACAG CGGGTGCGGTTGTTGCAGCGTCGGGTGgaaatcttcaagttttctagGGTTTAATTCAAGCAGCCCTAATGGGGTCGCACCCACCAGCAGGTTTAAGCGAGTCAGAGTAGTTCGTCCCTCTGCATCTGCATCTGATTCTTCTTCGG AACCACTTCTGGTGAGGGCGGCAAGAGGACTTCCGGTTAACCGACCGCCAGCATGGATGATGCGACAGGCGGGGAGGTACATGGCAATTTACAGAAAACTTGCAGAGAAACATCCATCTTTTAGAGAGAGATCAGAGACGACCGATCTCATTGTGGAAATCTCATTGCAGCCATGGGAAGCTTTCCATCCTGATGGAGTTATTATATTTTCCGACATTCTTACCCCTTTACCCGCGTTCGGTGTTCCTTTTGACATAGAAGAAGTGCGGGGCCCGGTTATTCAAACTCCAATTCGTTCTGAAGAAGGGTTGAAAGTATTACATCCGATTGATTTGGATAAACTTAACTTTGTTGGCGATTCCCTCAAGATTCTTCGACAAGAG GTTGATGGGAAAGCTGCGGTTTTGGGTTTTGTGGGTGCTCCGTGGACAATCGCGACATACATCGTAGAAGGTGGCACTACCCGTACATATACAAATATAAAAAGCATGTGCCATACGGCCCCACACGTATTACGGGCTCTTCTCTCACATTTAACCGAAGCAATAGCCGAATATGTTGTTTACCAAGTGAAAGCGGGTGCTCATTGCGTACAAATATTCGATTCTTGGGGTGGACAGTTGCCTCCACACATGTGGGAGCTTTGGTCAAAGCCGTATATCAATGAG aTTGTGGGTATTGTAAAGAAGAAATGCCCCGATATCCCGCTTGTACTTTACATCAACGGGAATGGTGGGTTGCTTGAAAAGATGAAGGGAACAGGAGTTGATGTGATTGGACTGGATTGGACGGTTGATATGGCTGATGGAAGACGGAGGCTCGGTGATGACATCAGCATACAAGGAAATGTGGATCCCGCTTATTTGTTTTCGCCTCTTTCCGCCTTGACAGATGAAATCCACAG GGTTGTGAAGTGTGCTGGACCGAGGGGTCATATTCTGAACCTGGGCCATGGTGTTCTTGTTGGAACTCCGGAGGATGCTGTTGCGCGGTTCTTTGATGTTGCTAGAAGCTTCAACTTTGATTCTGTTGAGGAGAAATCGAAAGTTGTCGTTTGA